Proteins from a genomic interval of Rhipicephalus microplus isolate Deutch F79 chromosome 6, USDA_Rmic, whole genome shotgun sequence:
- the LOC119166975 gene encoding uncharacterized protein LOC119166975 isoform X2 — translation MKSDSASDRDPWNDLGAHSGGEIKMSFEDDFHLTVIPNFHHDSDAYISKLEHRLERLQLVNQNPNTKEIVAAITRARALRMKYAETNPDANAKPQDESAEDEDGGFLALFPTLIMPISRRFFPRLALTKEEAQNLLKYDYLLLHHHNETNDNAAAPAEVDDYEVRDANTVPDTSWEQQQKDSSIENPFVGFETPEANEFDIPKNWFNDHHSAVIGEVHHSTANTPDDTANNARGATNRSALSLSANINAIQEASTVTSFAPTRRSNDAFYHFAFIRTSLTSTQESAKAETLTDYNSGLGNAEYIRWNSTSIRTPCGLNPFASACSIDVPDKQHTSFVVECKVAEGKGLSKSSTNATEGDARDQVVLVAISTPSLNAPKDTEGNNLPKVEEEDKKQFKAIVNDEQLQAIDEHNSRSQNSILRAACVDDTDKVSEVTHEDGLVSTKDVQSTIFPEVTAPSFTTKESIDQIQCVFEEGFQRVSVEKGCKSHVSEPPVREATVTSSSTRDSFGAGVEVPWLFDKESDTTLGGEDVLQQMSSLVRASVDEDDDTTRADGIQASQMSAVCTQMSSTCGYSERTHTKASEGTSGNITTNYSDPHSNLFDEESLIKREESQAPIIRMYGPFPHDIHTSFQEKLLSWGLPRGAESPYNPCEATSPKLSLPTINSHAVKRHDNSLLLATKESNSTESSQQQAARIVNRPHSDSSRPSFGARHPKDAKCRTAPSTKSQQSKDCSFASSASSVQTTSGPRIEERPMRLSSSKLSTCSMFKSRQRSVHWFKTIEDVDSETVVRDCDYLVTSEVKMEVPKENKKKTLAPKAMSRTSQKPSESDVNEESTVHEGSKKFAKGVLEDSVTVAGKVDSFLEASCSNEKGASRGPEEAIASNKYEDALACEGAVPVESLEGHNESARDLVTAKDAPAANSGKEKTIVDTLELQEAIEFRSEAAISSTAVQDSREVIVDERTNAFANADTESLEVLSMTASSLKSENGDSITTVECGGRNVYATNGSALLESPSSKALQCKFPGSLVKTWEHLDNVVDSERPCSADKAAVLSSAGAEAQTKPMSCEKFADVLESTGEKVATNLTLERESGSIKATSCTTPVSTKCADTRAILLRYHADLRDVEKQEQTNVPTGGEKFVQECEMQANENAANVGICSAQSQDATGSRTLSNSDDKQPAAPEDDKKKTIEGRDKENEDSSANRDSTVLQCHELTCSSRFSTFSTSNKGAAPVQRSFNMTRTLRVTTTNQFKPLNMRHSIMGIRGSDSDLLGRPLSVQSREVVLPRNLKRFEKGKKPSTHYRERDSTCNSSSKKSLSCNTSNSNNTETLASEVTARGSHSVTEAHVRACLGTSAVRSRTQTIGQNSSTALGDTVIESHANEAPLNTQENEGSKKCKSKGDKKSKIKLPFKKRACCRMSENWSHQKKDPVEGSLPVERKTKDPNAVAKDANGNIVEGERNQSSIVFQEVPTTRAALKRNVLQESEDMDFAHLEYASDSAPEERTISLVPESQYSTIGGTDVNQTTPISATLGGDTNVEGVKLHRSLPSEGECTATSFISKDDPPSNDVPTSAALDQTSVTEGEKSVSISFERLTMPVCKPVLTKGCRNKGGEKDVDTEVDNSRTSALSITLEADAVEESTSSIRCDVENDHGDNGQPGGAYRL, via the exons ATATCACGGAGGTTCTTCCCGAGGCTGGCTTTGACGAAAGAAGAGGCTCAAAACCTCTTGAAGTACGACTACCTTCTTCTGCATCACCACAATGAAACGAACGACAACGCAGCCGCGCCTGCAGAGGTCGACGATTACGAAGTCAGAGATGCTAACACAGTGCCCGATACCAGCTGGGAGCAACAGCAAAAGGACAGCAGCATCGAAAATCCTTTTGTTGGG TTTGAAACCCCGGAAGCAAATGAGTTTGACATTCCGAAGAACTGGTTCAACGACCATCACAGCGCCGTCATCGGCGAGGTTCACCACAGCACCGCCAACACGCCCGATGACACAGCAAACAACGCTCGTGGAGCCACAAACCGATCTGCGCTTTCCCTTTCGGCCAACATAAATGCGATTCAAGAGGCATCTACAGTCAC GTCTTTTGCACCGACCAGGCGAAGCAATGATGCATTCTATCACTTCGCCTTCATCCGAACGTCCTTGACCTCCACCCAAGAGAGCGCAAAGGCAGAGACTCTGACAGACTATAATAGTGGCTTGGGAAATGCGGAGTACATCCGTTGGAACAGCACTTCAATTAGGACGCCGTGTGGCCTGAACCCGTTTGCGTCAGCCTGCAGCATAGACGTGCCGGACAAGCAACACACCTCATTCGTCGTCGAATGCAAGGTGGCGGAGGGCAAGGGCCTGAGCAAGTCATCCACAAATGCCACCGAGGGTGATGCCAGAGACCAAGTTGTTCTCGTGGCAATATCTACACCCTCTCTCAACGCACCGAAAGACACCGAGGGCAACAACTTGccgaaggtagaggaagaagacaAGAAACAATTTAAGGCAATAGTAAATGATGAACAGCTGCAGGCAATAGATGAACATAACAGTCGGAGCCAAAATAGTATACTGAGGGCTGCATGTGTCGATGATACTGATAAAGTTTCAGAGGTGACGCACGAGGATGGCTTGGTGAGCACAAAAGATGTGCAAAGCACAATCTTTCCAGAAGTGACTGCACCTTCCTTTACGACAAAGGAAAGCATAGACCAAATACAGTGCGTGTTCGAAGAGGGCTTCCAGAGAGTTTCAGTTGAAAAGGGATGTAAAAGCCATGTATCGGAGCCACCAGTTCGAGAAGCCACTGTCACGTCTTCCTCGACTCGCGACAGCTTCGGCGCGGGCGTCGAAGTGCCCTGGCTCTTCGATAAAGAGTCCGACACGACTCTTGGCGGGGAAGACGTGCTACAGCAAATGTCGTCTCTGGTGCGGGCCAGTGTCGATGAGGACGACGATACTACAAGGGCCGACGGGATTCAAGCTAGTCAGATGTCC GCGGTCTGCACCCAGATGTCCTCAACGTGCGGTTACAGCGAAAGAACGCATACCAAAGCGAGTGAGGGAACGTCGGGCAACATCACTACCAACTACAGCGACCCGCACAGCAACCTCTTCGACGAAGAGTCCTTGATCAAGAGGGAGGAGAGCCAGGCACCGATCATCCGAATGTATGGCCCTTTTCCGCACGACATTCACACGTCGTTTCAGGAGAAACTGCTCTCGTGGGGCCTTCCACGTGGAGCCGAGAGTCCGTACAATCCTTGCGAAGCGACCAGCCCGAAGTTATCGCTACCGACAATAAACTCGCACGCTGTTAAGCGTCATGACAACAGTCTTTTGCTTGCTACGAAGGAAAGTAATTCGACGGAGTCGTCTCAGCAGCAAGCAGCTAGAATCGTCAACCGCCCGCACAGCGACTCCAGTCGGCCAAGTTTCGGTGCACGCCATCCCAAGGATGCGAAGTGCCGGACGGCACCCTCAACAAAGTCGCAACAATCCAAAGACTGCAGCTTTGCGAGCAGTGCGTCATCAGTGCAGACAACCTCCGGGCCACGAATTGAGGAAAGACCGATGCGACTGTCTTCAAGTAAGCTGTCCACGTGCTCAATGTTTAAAAGCCGACAGCGGTCTGTGCACTGGTTCAAGACTATCGAAGACGTCGACAGTGAAACAGTAGTCAGGGACTGCGACTACCTGGTCACTAGCGAGGTGAAGATGGAAGTACCCaaggagaataaaaaaaagacactggCCCCAAAGGCGATGAGCCGCACGTCGCAAAAACCGAGTGAATCTGATGTGAATGAGGAAAGCACTGTTCACGAGGGCTCCAAGAAGTTCGCAAAAGGTGTTTTGGAGGATTCAGTGACTGTTGCGGGCAAAGTCGACAGTTTCCTGGAAGCCTCTTGCAGCAATGAGAAAGGTGCTTCAAGAGGCCCTGAGGAAGCAATAGCTTCCAATAAATACGAAGACGCTTTAGCTTGCGAGGGTGCTGTACCTGTGGAGTCACTTGAAGGACACAACGAATCGGCCAGAGATCTAGTGACAGCGAAGGACGCGCCAGCTGCTAACAGCGGCAAAGAAAAGACGATCGTCGATACTTTAGAGCTGCAAGAAGCAATTGAATTTCGAAGTGAAGCAGCCATTTCTTCAACAGCTGTGCAGGACTCGAGGGAAGTGATTGTAGATGAACGTACAAATGCTTTTGCGAACGCCGATACAGAGTCACTCGAAGTGCTTAGTATGACAGCAAGCTCCCTGAAGAGTGAAAACGGAGACTCAATTACGACTGTGGAATGCGGTGGAAGAAATGTATATGCTACCAATGGGTCAGCGCTCTTGGAGTCGCCCTCAAGCAAAGCACTTCAATGCAAGTTCCCAGGTTCTTTGGTGAAAACTTGGGAACACCTGGATAACGTTGTAGACTCAGAAAGACCGTGTAGCGCTGACAAAGCGGCAGTGCTTTCTAGTGCAGGGGCGGAAGCCCAAACTAAACCAATGAGTTGCGAGAAATTTGCTGATGTTTTGGAAAGCACAGGGGAGAAGGTGGCGACAAATTTGACCTTAGAGCGAGAGTCTGGGTCTATCAAAGCAACAAGTTGTACTACACCTGTATCCACCAAATGTGCTGACACACGAGCTATTCTTCTTCGGTATCACGCTGATTTGAGAGATGTTGAAAAACAGGAACAGACGAATGTACCAACAGGTGGTGAAAAGTTTGTACAGGAATGtgaaatgcaagcaaatgaaaatGCAGCTAACGTAGGCATTTGCAGCGCACAATCGCAAGATGCCACAGGGTCTCGGACACTAAGTAACTCCGATGACAAGCAGCCTGCCGCGCCGGAAGACGACAAAAAGAAAACCATCGAGGGACGAGACAAGGAGAATGAAGACTCATCTGCCAACAGGGACAGCACCGTCTTGCAGTGCCACGAGCTTACGTGCTCGAGCCGGTTCTCGACTTTCTCGACATCAAACAAGGGGGCAGCACCAGTGCAGAGATCGTTCAACATGACGAGAACTCTACGCGTCACGACAACGAACCAGTTCAAGCCACTCAACATGAGACATTCAATCATGGGCATACGTGGCAGTGACAGTGACCTCTTGGGAAGGCCACTGTCAGTACAAAGCAGAGAGGTGGTGCTCCCGCGTAATCTGAAGCGCTTTGAGAAAGGAAAAAAACCTTCGACCCACTACAGAGAGAGGGATAGCACTTGCAACAGCTCATCCAAAAAATCTTTGTCCTGTAACACCAGCAATTCGAACAACACGGAGACGCTAGCTTCCGAAGTGACGGCACGTGGGAGCCATTCTGTCACCGAAGCTCACGTGAGAGCCTGTCTAGGAACGAGCGCTGTGAGGTCTAGAACGCAAACAATTGGTCAGAATTCGAGCACTGCACTGGGGGACACCGTGATAGAATCGCATGCGAACGAAGCACCCCTGAATACTCAAGAAAATGAAGGCAGCAAGAAATGCAAATCCAAAGGCGATAAAAAGTCGAAAATCAAGTTGCCCTTTAAGAAGCGTGCCTGCTGTCGAATGTCCGAAAATTGGAGTCATCAGAAGAAAGATCCAGTAGAGGGATCTCTGCCAGTGGAGCGTAAAACGAAAGACCCAAACGCAGTTGCAAAGGATGCTAACGGGAACATTGTAGAAGGGGAGCGAAATCAAAGTTCCATAGTGTTCCAAGAGGTTCCCACAACCCGAGCAGCATTGAAACGAAACGTGCTTCAAGAGAGCGAGGATATGGACTTTGCTCATCTTGAGTACGCATCAGACAGCGCTCCGGAGGAAAGAACTATATCGCTCGTTCCAGAGTCTCAGTACAGTACAATAGGCGGCACAGATGTCAACCAGACGACCCCGATATCTGCCACCTTAGGCGGGGACACCAACGTGGAAGGTGTCAAACTCCACCGATCACTGCCCTCCGAAGGCGAGTGCACAGCCACTTCATTTATCTCAAAGGACGATCCACCATCGAATGACGTGCCCACATCCGCGGCTCTGGATCAGACATCCGTCACGGAGGGAGAGAAAAGCGTCAGCATTAGCTTCGAACGCTTAACGATGCCAGTTTGCAAACCAGTACTTACCAAGGGCTGCCGAAACAAGGGAGGCGAGAAAGACGTCGACACTGAGGTTGACAACTCCAGAACGAGTGCATTGTCCATCACATTGGAAGCCGATGCTGTCGAGGAAAGCACTTCCTCCATTCGCTGTGATGTGGAGAACGATCATGGCGACAACGGTCAGCCAGGAGGTGCTTACAGACTGTAG
- the LOC119166975 gene encoding uncharacterized protein LOC119166975 isoform X1, which translates to MKSTVGNTTRFNRWLSHSSDSASDRDPWNDLGAHSGGEIKMSFEDDFHLTVIPNFHHDSDAYISKLEHRLERLQLVNQNPNTKEIVAAITRARALRMKYAETNPDANAKPQDESAEDEDGGFLALFPTLIMPISRRFFPRLALTKEEAQNLLKYDYLLLHHHNETNDNAAAPAEVDDYEVRDANTVPDTSWEQQQKDSSIENPFVGFETPEANEFDIPKNWFNDHHSAVIGEVHHSTANTPDDTANNARGATNRSALSLSANINAIQEASTVTSFAPTRRSNDAFYHFAFIRTSLTSTQESAKAETLTDYNSGLGNAEYIRWNSTSIRTPCGLNPFASACSIDVPDKQHTSFVVECKVAEGKGLSKSSTNATEGDARDQVVLVAISTPSLNAPKDTEGNNLPKVEEEDKKQFKAIVNDEQLQAIDEHNSRSQNSILRAACVDDTDKVSEVTHEDGLVSTKDVQSTIFPEVTAPSFTTKESIDQIQCVFEEGFQRVSVEKGCKSHVSEPPVREATVTSSSTRDSFGAGVEVPWLFDKESDTTLGGEDVLQQMSSLVRASVDEDDDTTRADGIQASQMSAVCTQMSSTCGYSERTHTKASEGTSGNITTNYSDPHSNLFDEESLIKREESQAPIIRMYGPFPHDIHTSFQEKLLSWGLPRGAESPYNPCEATSPKLSLPTINSHAVKRHDNSLLLATKESNSTESSQQQAARIVNRPHSDSSRPSFGARHPKDAKCRTAPSTKSQQSKDCSFASSASSVQTTSGPRIEERPMRLSSSKLSTCSMFKSRQRSVHWFKTIEDVDSETVVRDCDYLVTSEVKMEVPKENKKKTLAPKAMSRTSQKPSESDVNEESTVHEGSKKFAKGVLEDSVTVAGKVDSFLEASCSNEKGASRGPEEAIASNKYEDALACEGAVPVESLEGHNESARDLVTAKDAPAANSGKEKTIVDTLELQEAIEFRSEAAISSTAVQDSREVIVDERTNAFANADTESLEVLSMTASSLKSENGDSITTVECGGRNVYATNGSALLESPSSKALQCKFPGSLVKTWEHLDNVVDSERPCSADKAAVLSSAGAEAQTKPMSCEKFADVLESTGEKVATNLTLERESGSIKATSCTTPVSTKCADTRAILLRYHADLRDVEKQEQTNVPTGGEKFVQECEMQANENAANVGICSAQSQDATGSRTLSNSDDKQPAAPEDDKKKTIEGRDKENEDSSANRDSTVLQCHELTCSSRFSTFSTSNKGAAPVQRSFNMTRTLRVTTTNQFKPLNMRHSIMGIRGSDSDLLGRPLSVQSREVVLPRNLKRFEKGKKPSTHYRERDSTCNSSSKKSLSCNTSNSNNTETLASEVTARGSHSVTEAHVRACLGTSAVRSRTQTIGQNSSTALGDTVIESHANEAPLNTQENEGSKKCKSKGDKKSKIKLPFKKRACCRMSENWSHQKKDPVEGSLPVERKTKDPNAVAKDANGNIVEGERNQSSIVFQEVPTTRAALKRNVLQESEDMDFAHLEYASDSAPEERTISLVPESQYSTIGGTDVNQTTPISATLGGDTNVEGVKLHRSLPSEGECTATSFISKDDPPSNDVPTSAALDQTSVTEGEKSVSISFERLTMPVCKPVLTKGCRNKGGEKDVDTEVDNSRTSALSITLEADAVEESTSSIRCDVENDHGDNGQPGGAYRL; encoded by the exons ATATCACGGAGGTTCTTCCCGAGGCTGGCTTTGACGAAAGAAGAGGCTCAAAACCTCTTGAAGTACGACTACCTTCTTCTGCATCACCACAATGAAACGAACGACAACGCAGCCGCGCCTGCAGAGGTCGACGATTACGAAGTCAGAGATGCTAACACAGTGCCCGATACCAGCTGGGAGCAACAGCAAAAGGACAGCAGCATCGAAAATCCTTTTGTTGGG TTTGAAACCCCGGAAGCAAATGAGTTTGACATTCCGAAGAACTGGTTCAACGACCATCACAGCGCCGTCATCGGCGAGGTTCACCACAGCACCGCCAACACGCCCGATGACACAGCAAACAACGCTCGTGGAGCCACAAACCGATCTGCGCTTTCCCTTTCGGCCAACATAAATGCGATTCAAGAGGCATCTACAGTCAC GTCTTTTGCACCGACCAGGCGAAGCAATGATGCATTCTATCACTTCGCCTTCATCCGAACGTCCTTGACCTCCACCCAAGAGAGCGCAAAGGCAGAGACTCTGACAGACTATAATAGTGGCTTGGGAAATGCGGAGTACATCCGTTGGAACAGCACTTCAATTAGGACGCCGTGTGGCCTGAACCCGTTTGCGTCAGCCTGCAGCATAGACGTGCCGGACAAGCAACACACCTCATTCGTCGTCGAATGCAAGGTGGCGGAGGGCAAGGGCCTGAGCAAGTCATCCACAAATGCCACCGAGGGTGATGCCAGAGACCAAGTTGTTCTCGTGGCAATATCTACACCCTCTCTCAACGCACCGAAAGACACCGAGGGCAACAACTTGccgaaggtagaggaagaagacaAGAAACAATTTAAGGCAATAGTAAATGATGAACAGCTGCAGGCAATAGATGAACATAACAGTCGGAGCCAAAATAGTATACTGAGGGCTGCATGTGTCGATGATACTGATAAAGTTTCAGAGGTGACGCACGAGGATGGCTTGGTGAGCACAAAAGATGTGCAAAGCACAATCTTTCCAGAAGTGACTGCACCTTCCTTTACGACAAAGGAAAGCATAGACCAAATACAGTGCGTGTTCGAAGAGGGCTTCCAGAGAGTTTCAGTTGAAAAGGGATGTAAAAGCCATGTATCGGAGCCACCAGTTCGAGAAGCCACTGTCACGTCTTCCTCGACTCGCGACAGCTTCGGCGCGGGCGTCGAAGTGCCCTGGCTCTTCGATAAAGAGTCCGACACGACTCTTGGCGGGGAAGACGTGCTACAGCAAATGTCGTCTCTGGTGCGGGCCAGTGTCGATGAGGACGACGATACTACAAGGGCCGACGGGATTCAAGCTAGTCAGATGTCC GCGGTCTGCACCCAGATGTCCTCAACGTGCGGTTACAGCGAAAGAACGCATACCAAAGCGAGTGAGGGAACGTCGGGCAACATCACTACCAACTACAGCGACCCGCACAGCAACCTCTTCGACGAAGAGTCCTTGATCAAGAGGGAGGAGAGCCAGGCACCGATCATCCGAATGTATGGCCCTTTTCCGCACGACATTCACACGTCGTTTCAGGAGAAACTGCTCTCGTGGGGCCTTCCACGTGGAGCCGAGAGTCCGTACAATCCTTGCGAAGCGACCAGCCCGAAGTTATCGCTACCGACAATAAACTCGCACGCTGTTAAGCGTCATGACAACAGTCTTTTGCTTGCTACGAAGGAAAGTAATTCGACGGAGTCGTCTCAGCAGCAAGCAGCTAGAATCGTCAACCGCCCGCACAGCGACTCCAGTCGGCCAAGTTTCGGTGCACGCCATCCCAAGGATGCGAAGTGCCGGACGGCACCCTCAACAAAGTCGCAACAATCCAAAGACTGCAGCTTTGCGAGCAGTGCGTCATCAGTGCAGACAACCTCCGGGCCACGAATTGAGGAAAGACCGATGCGACTGTCTTCAAGTAAGCTGTCCACGTGCTCAATGTTTAAAAGCCGACAGCGGTCTGTGCACTGGTTCAAGACTATCGAAGACGTCGACAGTGAAACAGTAGTCAGGGACTGCGACTACCTGGTCACTAGCGAGGTGAAGATGGAAGTACCCaaggagaataaaaaaaagacactggCCCCAAAGGCGATGAGCCGCACGTCGCAAAAACCGAGTGAATCTGATGTGAATGAGGAAAGCACTGTTCACGAGGGCTCCAAGAAGTTCGCAAAAGGTGTTTTGGAGGATTCAGTGACTGTTGCGGGCAAAGTCGACAGTTTCCTGGAAGCCTCTTGCAGCAATGAGAAAGGTGCTTCAAGAGGCCCTGAGGAAGCAATAGCTTCCAATAAATACGAAGACGCTTTAGCTTGCGAGGGTGCTGTACCTGTGGAGTCACTTGAAGGACACAACGAATCGGCCAGAGATCTAGTGACAGCGAAGGACGCGCCAGCTGCTAACAGCGGCAAAGAAAAGACGATCGTCGATACTTTAGAGCTGCAAGAAGCAATTGAATTTCGAAGTGAAGCAGCCATTTCTTCAACAGCTGTGCAGGACTCGAGGGAAGTGATTGTAGATGAACGTACAAATGCTTTTGCGAACGCCGATACAGAGTCACTCGAAGTGCTTAGTATGACAGCAAGCTCCCTGAAGAGTGAAAACGGAGACTCAATTACGACTGTGGAATGCGGTGGAAGAAATGTATATGCTACCAATGGGTCAGCGCTCTTGGAGTCGCCCTCAAGCAAAGCACTTCAATGCAAGTTCCCAGGTTCTTTGGTGAAAACTTGGGAACACCTGGATAACGTTGTAGACTCAGAAAGACCGTGTAGCGCTGACAAAGCGGCAGTGCTTTCTAGTGCAGGGGCGGAAGCCCAAACTAAACCAATGAGTTGCGAGAAATTTGCTGATGTTTTGGAAAGCACAGGGGAGAAGGTGGCGACAAATTTGACCTTAGAGCGAGAGTCTGGGTCTATCAAAGCAACAAGTTGTACTACACCTGTATCCACCAAATGTGCTGACACACGAGCTATTCTTCTTCGGTATCACGCTGATTTGAGAGATGTTGAAAAACAGGAACAGACGAATGTACCAACAGGTGGTGAAAAGTTTGTACAGGAATGtgaaatgcaagcaaatgaaaatGCAGCTAACGTAGGCATTTGCAGCGCACAATCGCAAGATGCCACAGGGTCTCGGACACTAAGTAACTCCGATGACAAGCAGCCTGCCGCGCCGGAAGACGACAAAAAGAAAACCATCGAGGGACGAGACAAGGAGAATGAAGACTCATCTGCCAACAGGGACAGCACCGTCTTGCAGTGCCACGAGCTTACGTGCTCGAGCCGGTTCTCGACTTTCTCGACATCAAACAAGGGGGCAGCACCAGTGCAGAGATCGTTCAACATGACGAGAACTCTACGCGTCACGACAACGAACCAGTTCAAGCCACTCAACATGAGACATTCAATCATGGGCATACGTGGCAGTGACAGTGACCTCTTGGGAAGGCCACTGTCAGTACAAAGCAGAGAGGTGGTGCTCCCGCGTAATCTGAAGCGCTTTGAGAAAGGAAAAAAACCTTCGACCCACTACAGAGAGAGGGATAGCACTTGCAACAGCTCATCCAAAAAATCTTTGTCCTGTAACACCAGCAATTCGAACAACACGGAGACGCTAGCTTCCGAAGTGACGGCACGTGGGAGCCATTCTGTCACCGAAGCTCACGTGAGAGCCTGTCTAGGAACGAGCGCTGTGAGGTCTAGAACGCAAACAATTGGTCAGAATTCGAGCACTGCACTGGGGGACACCGTGATAGAATCGCATGCGAACGAAGCACCCCTGAATACTCAAGAAAATGAAGGCAGCAAGAAATGCAAATCCAAAGGCGATAAAAAGTCGAAAATCAAGTTGCCCTTTAAGAAGCGTGCCTGCTGTCGAATGTCCGAAAATTGGAGTCATCAGAAGAAAGATCCAGTAGAGGGATCTCTGCCAGTGGAGCGTAAAACGAAAGACCCAAACGCAGTTGCAAAGGATGCTAACGGGAACATTGTAGAAGGGGAGCGAAATCAAAGTTCCATAGTGTTCCAAGAGGTTCCCACAACCCGAGCAGCATTGAAACGAAACGTGCTTCAAGAGAGCGAGGATATGGACTTTGCTCATCTTGAGTACGCATCAGACAGCGCTCCGGAGGAAAGAACTATATCGCTCGTTCCAGAGTCTCAGTACAGTACAATAGGCGGCACAGATGTCAACCAGACGACCCCGATATCTGCCACCTTAGGCGGGGACACCAACGTGGAAGGTGTCAAACTCCACCGATCACTGCCCTCCGAAGGCGAGTGCACAGCCACTTCATTTATCTCAAAGGACGATCCACCATCGAATGACGTGCCCACATCCGCGGCTCTGGATCAGACATCCGTCACGGAGGGAGAGAAAAGCGTCAGCATTAGCTTCGAACGCTTAACGATGCCAGTTTGCAAACCAGTACTTACCAAGGGCTGCCGAAACAAGGGAGGCGAGAAAGACGTCGACACTGAGGTTGACAACTCCAGAACGAGTGCATTGTCCATCACATTGGAAGCCGATGCTGTCGAGGAAAGCACTTCCTCCATTCGCTGTGATGTGGAGAACGATCATGGCGACAACGGTCAGCCAGGAGGTGCTTACAGACTGTAG